Proteins encoded by one window of Desulfovibrio sp.:
- a CDS encoding hemolysin family protein translates to MDGGTEGHSTIWSRLSRLFGHDDQESLEKAILEARADGEVEPYEESMLLGILRFNDLQVQDTMIPRTDIDCVPDDMPLQEVARIIVRSGHSRIPVYKDTRDNIVGILHAKDVLSSLLDQGEHAPAVSRVMREPFFVPETKSIRTLLQEFRARKQHIAIALDEYGGTSGLITIEDVLEEIVGDIEDEHDAPRQEDIRPLGENVYELTGRALLEDLEDMGVDLDSDEVDTIGGYLSMEAGHVPGPGERFTLRGWAFTVLEADRKLIIRLRMEPADHAAAAPATEEEEAAKA, encoded by the coding sequence TTGGACGGCGGCACGGAAGGTCACAGTACCATCTGGTCGCGCCTGAGCAGACTGTTCGGGCACGACGATCAGGAATCTCTCGAAAAAGCCATTCTGGAAGCACGAGCCGACGGCGAGGTGGAACCCTACGAGGAATCCATGCTCCTTGGCATCCTGCGCTTCAACGATCTTCAGGTGCAGGACACCATGATCCCCCGCACCGATATAGACTGCGTTCCCGATGATATGCCGCTTCAGGAAGTGGCGCGCATCATTGTGCGTTCTGGTCATTCGCGCATTCCCGTATACAAGGACACCCGCGACAACATCGTGGGCATTCTCCACGCCAAGGATGTTCTCAGCAGCCTGCTGGATCAGGGGGAACACGCCCCCGCCGTTTCGCGGGTCATGCGGGAGCCTTTCTTTGTGCCCGAGACCAAGTCCATCCGCACTCTGCTTCAGGAATTTCGCGCCCGCAAGCAGCACATTGCCATTGCGCTTGACGAATACGGCGGCACATCCGGCCTTATCACCATTGAAGACGTGCTGGAAGAAATTGTGGGTGATATTGAAGACGAACACGATGCCCCGCGTCAGGAAGACATCCGCCCCCTCGGCGAAAATGTCTATGAACTCACAGGCCGCGCCCTGCTGGAAGACCTTGAAGATATGGGCGTTGATCTGGATTCGGACGAGGTGGACACCATCGGCGGCTACCTGAGCATGGAGGCTGGGCACGTTCCCGGCCCCGGCGAGCGCTTTACCCTGCGCGGCTGGGCCTTTACCGTGCTCGAAGCTGACAGGAAACTCATTATCCGCCTGCGCATGGAACCTGCTGACCACGCCGCGGCCGCTCCGGCCACGGAAGAGGAAGAAGCGGCAAAAGCATGA
- the lnt gene encoding apolipoprotein N-acyltransferase: MKLFRPEAPGATQRGWVLCLAAALGLWLGFPNDLISFPPLVLLWPVALALLGREAASRAIALRMGWIGTIAGGMAALYWLTLPVHNVGGLHWLLAVPCALFIVTCIGSAGGLFALAAHMFRHRPAWVQAVLLGLLWYLLEAVYALALGFPWLDMAGALSPWPILVQAADTVGGYALTGLWSMAALLCCLAFACGPRRFCPNRASLIPGLLLTAALLCYGGWRLYANPIVTEPTGPDSVDVLYVEGNVDQNQKWVPAFQRQTVDLYLGLTYQGLAQKPDARPLIVWPETAMPFFFEVNALHAPRIRELAARSGSPVLFGAPGIERHPGKKDPDVFNRAFLLNPKGDTVGYYDKEHLVPFGEYLPEWLNWGFLEALLQGVGVYQTGTAVAPLRQDNLALGMLICYEGIFPWLAQNRVADGANILVDISNDGWFGNTPAARQHLYLTALRAVEQNRWILRGTNTGISVVVDPRARLTMHGGQFKAQAVWGKAALVTAPSLFHSISPWLMPGAALVFLALLLLGPGGRFAKNRDKAANCS; the protein is encoded by the coding sequence ATGAAGCTGTTCCGTCCTGAAGCGCCGGGGGCCACGCAGCGCGGCTGGGTTTTGTGCCTTGCTGCCGCACTAGGTCTGTGGCTGGGCTTTCCCAACGATCTTATCAGCTTTCCTCCACTGGTGCTCCTGTGGCCTGTGGCGCTGGCATTGCTTGGCCGGGAGGCCGCAAGCCGCGCCATTGCCTTGCGCATGGGCTGGATCGGCACCATTGCTGGCGGCATGGCCGCGCTCTACTGGCTCACCCTGCCCGTGCACAACGTGGGCGGCCTGCACTGGCTGCTGGCCGTACCCTGCGCGCTGTTCATCGTAACCTGCATTGGTAGTGCTGGCGGCCTGTTTGCCCTGGCGGCCCACATGTTCCGCCACCGGCCCGCCTGGGTGCAGGCCGTGCTGCTTGGCCTCTTGTGGTATCTGCTTGAGGCGGTCTATGCCCTTGCTCTGGGCTTTCCCTGGCTGGACATGGCCGGGGCTTTGTCCCCCTGGCCCATACTGGTGCAGGCTGCGGACACGGTGGGCGGCTACGCCCTTACTGGCCTTTGGAGCATGGCGGCCCTGCTGTGCTGCCTTGCCTTTGCCTGCGGGCCACGGCGCTTCTGCCCCAACCGCGCAAGCCTGATCCCCGGCCTTTTGCTCACGGCGGCCCTGCTGTGCTACGGAGGCTGGCGGCTTTACGCCAACCCGATTGTCACTGAACCCACCGGGCCGGATAGCGTGGATGTGCTTTATGTGGAAGGCAATGTTGACCAGAACCAAAAATGGGTTCCAGCCTTTCAGCGACAAACGGTGGATCTGTATCTGGGCCTGACGTATCAGGGCCTTGCGCAAAAACCCGATGCCCGCCCACTCATCGTGTGGCCGGAAACAGCCATGCCTTTCTTTTTTGAGGTCAATGCCCTGCATGCCCCGCGCATCCGCGAGCTGGCGGCCCGCAGCGGCAGCCCGGTGCTGTTTGGCGCGCCGGGCATCGAGCGCCACCCCGGCAAAAAAGATCCCGATGTTTTCAACCGGGCCTTTTTGCTGAACCCCAAGGGCGATACGGTGGGGTATTACGACAAGGAACATCTGGTTCCCTTTGGCGAATATCTGCCGGAATGGCTCAACTGGGGATTTCTGGAGGCATTGCTGCAAGGGGTTGGCGTGTACCAGACTGGCACCGCTGTCGCCCCGCTGCGGCAGGACAATCTTGCTCTGGGAATGCTCATCTGCTATGAGGGAATATTCCCGTGGCTTGCCCAAAACCGCGTGGCGGATGGGGCGAATATTCTTGTAGATATCAGCAATGACGGCTGGTTTGGCAACACTCCGGCGGCACGGCAGCATCTCTACCTCACTGCCCTGCGGGCCGTCGAGCAGAACCGCTGGATATTGCGCGGCACCAACACTGGCATTTCTGTTGTGGTGGATCCGCGCGCCCGGCTGACCATGCACGGAGGACAGTTCAAGGCTCAGGCCGTCTGGGGCAAGGCGGCGCTTGTAACTGCGCCAAGCCTGTTCCACAGCATTTCGCCCTGGCTTATGCCCGGGGCTGCCCTGGTGTTTCTGGCTCTGCTGCTGCTCGGCCCCGGCGGCAGGTTTGCAAAAAATCGCGACAAAGCCGCCAACTGTTCCTGA
- the prfB gene encoding peptide chain release factor 2 (programmed frameshift), protein MLQLSDLRAACQPLSQRFATLWGRLDVAASQKRLQDIEHEISRPGAWDNPEALTPILQEKRRLEEEIERLSRLKTCHDDMNEWLALATESEDPEALESLDQQNRDLAALLDETELVMLLSGEEDNQDAILEIHPGAGGTESQDWAEMLLRMYTRWAARHKYTVEELDYLPGDEAGVKSVTLRIAGPHAFGFLKSERGIHRLIRISPFDSSGRRHTSFASVDVIPDVGNDIELDIKESDIRVDIFRSSGPGGQSVNTTSSAVRVTHIPTGVTAQCQNEKSQHHNKDTAMRVLRARLYNIELQKRDAERQAEYAGKDAIAFGSQIRTYTLQPYRLVKDHRTGSEAGDVEGVLNGQIDQFQHDYLLHRHEQQR, encoded by the exons ATGTTGCAACTCAGTGATCTGCGCGCCGCATGCCAGCCCCTTTCCCAACGTTTCGCCACCCTCTGGGGGCGTCTT GACGTTGCCGCCAGCCAGAAGCGCCTGCAGGACATCGAACACGAAATTTCCCGCCCCGGCGCATGGGACAATCCCGAAGCACTGACCCCTATTTTGCAGGAAAAGCGGCGTCTTGAAGAAGAAATCGAGCGTCTCAGCCGCCTCAAAACCTGCCACGACGACATGAACGAGTGGCTGGCCCTGGCCACTGAAAGCGAAGACCCCGAAGCTCTGGAATCCCTTGATCAGCAGAACCGCGATCTTGCGGCCCTGCTGGACGAAACCGAGCTTGTCATGCTGCTTTCCGGCGAGGAGGACAATCAGGACGCCATCCTGGAAATCCACCCCGGCGCTGGCGGCACAGAGTCGCAGGACTGGGCCGAAATGCTGCTGCGCATGTACACCCGCTGGGCCGCGCGCCACAAGTACACAGTGGAAGAGCTGGACTACCTGCCGGGCGACGAGGCGGGCGTTAAAAGCGTTACCCTGCGCATTGCCGGGCCGCATGCCTTTGGCTTTCTCAAGAGCGAGCGCGGCATCCACCGTCTTATCCGCATTTCGCCTTTTGATTCATCGGGCCGCCGCCACACCTCCTTTGCATCTGTGGACGTGATCCCTGACGTGGGCAACGATATTGAGCTGGACATCAAGGAATCCGACATCCGCGTGGACATTTTCCGCTCCAGCGGCCCCGGCGGGCAAAGCGTCAACACCACGAGTTCGGCCGTGCGCGTGACCCACATTCCCACAGGCGTTACCGCCCAATGCCAGAACGAAAAATCGCAGCACCACAACAAGGATACGGCCATGCGCGTATTGCGCGCCCGCCTGTACAACATAGAGCTGCAAAAACGCGATGCGGAACGGCAGGCGGAATACGCTGGCAAGGACGCCATAGCCTTTGGCAGCCAGATCCGCACGTACACATTGCAGCCTTACAGGCTGGTCAAGGATCACCGCACCGGCTCTGAAGCCGGAGATGTGGAAGGCGTTTTGAACGGTCAGATCGACCAGTTCCAACACGATTACCTGCTGCACCGACATGAGCAACAACGCTGA
- a CDS encoding diguanylate cyclase, protein MSNNADFDALANELLALRQADGAASRNSGESVLVARLLPGFNVGRWQEFLRCYPTGRWCALPAGPGLLPELGGGPSNAPGHLAHLLMAEMFTVQINRELLRLSRTGGELALIEAVILDKAHLDEASVLALETLLVDCLRQCREECDTLGCTGLGRFALLLPGVSVLRARLMAEQIQKIFAVRAAEIPIASKGRHAAKANCAIGIACADQGGRPTPEALMGKAAEATDEALAQKHGHICIAGGAALDARTTLVHSSEKRFLFFGGN, encoded by the coding sequence ATGAGCAACAACGCTGATTTTGACGCCCTTGCCAACGAGCTGCTTGCCTTGCGGCAGGCAGACGGTGCAGCTTCGCGCAACAGCGGCGAATCTGTGCTGGTGGCCCGACTGTTGCCGGGTTTCAACGTTGGCAGGTGGCAGGAATTTTTGCGCTGCTACCCCACGGGGCGCTGGTGCGCCCTGCCAGCAGGCCCCGGCCTTTTGCCGGAACTTGGCGGCGGCCCCAGCAATGCCCCCGGTCACCTTGCCCACCTGCTCATGGCCGAAATGTTTACAGTGCAGATAAACCGCGAGCTGTTGCGCCTTTCCCGTACCGGGGGCGAGTTGGCGTTGATTGAAGCGGTTATTTTGGACAAGGCGCATCTGGACGAGGCCTCGGTGCTGGCGCTGGAAACGCTGCTTGTGGACTGCCTGCGGCAGTGCCGCGAGGAATGCGATACTCTTGGCTGTACCGGCCTTGGGCGCTTTGCCCTGCTCCTGCCCGGCGTCAGCGTGCTGCGCGCACGCCTGATGGCCGAGCAGATACAAAAGATCTTTGCTGTCCGGGCAGCGGAAATTCCCATTGCCAGCAAGGGCAGGCATGCGGCAAAGGCCAATTGCGCCATAGGCATAGCCTGCGCCGATCAGGGGGGCAGACCTACCCCCGAGGCACTGATGGGCAAGGCCGCAGAGGCCACGGACGAGGCACTGGCCCAAAAACACGGGCACATTTGCATAGCGGGTGGTGCAGCCCTTGACGCCAGAACCACTCTTGTACATTCCAGCGAAAAACGATTTCTCTTCTTTGGGGGAAACTGA
- a CDS encoding MinD/ParA family protein, translated as MANTTLSVALLSGKGGVGKTNMSLNIACALHQQGFKTLLMDCDLGLANLDVLLGITPEGNLQTALLGEADVSDVLCQIDGEDFAVLPAASGVPELTELQPDARDLLLSRLEPVLHKYDFVFMDIGAGISGTVQTFAAMASVRIVVITPEPTSLTDSYALIKVLNSRYGLRDFMVLVNQATSQAEAKSSFDKLSGACKHFLHIEPVLLGHVRSDKKLPEAVCLQKPLMMHSPGSPAALDLQNMASRLQRIRLGMLDWLGSRNILQPVPVQD; from the coding sequence ATGGCGAATACGACATTGAGCGTTGCCCTGCTGAGCGGCAAAGGCGGGGTGGGCAAAACAAACATGTCGCTCAATATAGCCTGCGCCCTGCACCAGCAGGGATTTAAAACCCTGTTGATGGACTGCGATCTGGGCCTCGCGAATCTAGACGTGCTGCTGGGCATTACACCCGAAGGCAACCTTCAGACCGCCCTTCTGGGCGAAGCCGATGTATCGGACGTGCTCTGCCAGATTGATGGCGAGGACTTTGCCGTGCTGCCCGCAGCGTCAGGCGTGCCGGAACTGACCGAGCTGCAGCCCGACGCGCGCGACCTGTTGCTCTCCCGGCTGGAACCTGTGCTGCACAAATATGACTTTGTCTTTATGGACATCGGTGCGGGCATTTCCGGAACGGTGCAGACCTTTGCCGCCATGGCCTCGGTGCGCATTGTTGTCATCACGCCCGAGCCAACGTCCCTGACAGACAGCTATGCCCTCATCAAGGTGCTCAACAGCCGTTACGGCCTGCGCGATTTCATGGTGCTGGTCAATCAGGCAACCTCGCAGGCCGAGGCGAAATCTTCATTCGACAAACTTTCCGGCGCGTGCAAACATTTTCTGCACATAGAGCCTGTTTTGCTGGGGCATGTGCGTTCCGACAAAAAATTGCCAGAGGCAGTCTGCCTGCAAAAGCCGCTGATGATGCACTCTCCGGGCAGCCCCGCTGCGCTGGATTTGCAGAATATGGCCTCGCGCTTGCAGCGCATCAGGCTGGGAATGCTTGACTGGCTTGGCTCGCGCAACATTTTGCAGCCTGTTCCGGTTCAGGACTAG
- a CDS encoding HU family DNA-binding protein: MNKSELIKALADETNIPLDDASLVVNTFFDAMKKSLLSGERIEIRGFGSFKIKEYEGYAGRNPKTGESVVVESKRLPFFRAGKELKEFINQ; encoded by the coding sequence ATGAACAAGAGCGAGCTTATCAAGGCACTGGCCGACGAAACCAACATCCCTCTGGACGACGCGTCGTTGGTGGTCAACACCTTCTTCGACGCAATGAAAAAATCTCTGCTTTCCGGAGAGCGTATTGAAATACGCGGCTTCGGCAGCTTCAAAATCAAGGAGTACGAAGGCTACGCCGGCCGTAATCCTAAAACCGGCGAAAGCGTCGTTGTTGAATCGAAACGCCTGCCTTTTTTCCGAGCGGGCAAGGAATTGAAAGAATTTATCAATCAGTAA
- the dapA gene encoding 4-hydroxy-tetrahydrodipicolinate synthase — translation MQFSGALTALVTPFKNNALDEEAYRAFIEHQISEGIHGLVPCGTTGESATLTHEEHERVIEICIDQVKGRVPVLAGAGSNNTMEAIRLTKFAQKAGADGALLITPYYNKPTQEGLYQHFKAIAQAVDMPLVPYNVPGRTGCNLLPATLARMAHDFPNIVGVKEATGDLIQGSRVLESCPENFSVLSGDDFTALPLMALGGKGVISVTSNIVPGRVAAMCNAFNKGDLKEAARIHHALFPLHDALFFESNPIPAKTALALMGRMEAEIRLPLCPMAEGTKQKLIEVLRQQNLI, via the coding sequence ATGCAATTTTCAGGTGCATTGACCGCGCTTGTAACTCCGTTCAAGAACAACGCTCTGGACGAAGAAGCATACCGCGCATTTATTGAACACCAGATCAGTGAAGGCATTCACGGTCTGGTTCCCTGCGGCACCACGGGCGAATCCGCCACCCTGACCCACGAAGAACACGAAAGGGTCATTGAAATATGCATAGATCAGGTCAAGGGCCGTGTTCCGGTTCTGGCGGGCGCGGGTTCCAACAATACCATGGAAGCCATCCGCCTGACCAAGTTTGCGCAAAAGGCCGGGGCCGACGGCGCACTGCTCATCACGCCCTATTACAACAAGCCCACCCAGGAAGGCCTGTACCAGCACTTCAAGGCCATTGCCCAGGCTGTGGATATGCCCCTGGTGCCCTACAACGTTCCGGGACGCACCGGTTGCAATCTGCTGCCCGCCACTCTGGCCCGTATGGCGCACGACTTCCCCAACATTGTGGGCGTCAAGGAAGCCACCGGCGACCTGATTCAGGGCAGCCGCGTGCTTGAAAGCTGCCCCGAGAACTTCAGCGTTCTCTCCGGCGACGACTTTACCGCTCTGCCCCTCATGGCGCTTGGCGGCAAGGGTGTCATCTCCGTTACCTCCAACATTGTGCCTGGCCGCGTGGCAGCCATGTGCAATGCCTTCAACAAGGGCGACCTCAAGGAAGCGGCGCGCATCCATCATGCGCTCTTTCCCCTGCACGATGCCCTGTTCTTTGAGAGCAATCCCATTCCGGCCAAGACAGCGCTTGCGCTCATGGGCCGCATGGAAGCGGAAATCCGCCTGCCCCTGTGCCCCATGGCCGAAGGCACCAAGCAAAAGCTTATTGAAGTGCTGCGCCAGCAGAACCTCATCTAG
- the phoU gene encoding phosphate signaling complex protein PhoU gives MQQQANYLQQLLVSLRTRLLVMCASVGIALEDAGKAMAAGDPGRAASVIENDAAIDALENEIDEMALQLLARTQPVAGDLRFVVSALRMVVDLERIGDEAVSMAEQAILMQDKPGFGVIPHVREMYYKASEAFDRAVRVFRENNAQDALHMLRGDEEAVQSEVRIIQQIMESLSDPDSSLDPYQAMHIILVTRSLTRVWRRSINIAEQVYFISQGESVKHKSEERGEGARTGGAVQSAGIVDSTSGASSVSAMHADADDAADDTAGPEDRA, from the coding sequence ATGCAGCAACAGGCCAATTATTTACAACAACTGCTCGTATCACTGCGCACCCGGCTGCTGGTCATGTGCGCCAGCGTGGGCATTGCCCTGGAAGACGCCGGCAAGGCCATGGCGGCTGGTGATCCGGGCCGGGCCGCATCGGTCATTGAAAACGATGCCGCCATTGACGCTCTGGAAAATGAAATTGACGAGATGGCCCTGCAACTGCTTGCCCGCACCCAGCCCGTTGCCGGAGATCTGCGCTTTGTGGTCAGCGCTCTGCGCATGGTGGTTGACCTTGAGCGCATTGGCGACGAGGCGGTGAGCATGGCCGAGCAGGCTATTTTGATGCAGGACAAGCCCGGCTTTGGGGTGATCCCCCATGTGCGCGAAATGTACTACAAGGCCAGCGAGGCTTTTGACCGCGCCGTGCGCGTGTTCCGCGAAAACAATGCACAAGACGCCCTGCACATGCTGCGCGGCGATGAAGAAGCTGTGCAAAGCGAAGTGCGCATCATCCAGCAGATTATGGAAAGCCTTTCTGACCCTGATTCCAGCCTGGATCCCTATCAGGCCATGCATATCATCCTTGTGACCCGCTCGCTCACGCGCGTATGGCGGCGCTCCATCAACATTGCGGAGCAGGTATACTTTATCAGCCAGGGTGAAAGCGTGAAACACAAGAGTGAGGAACGCGGCGAAGGGGCGCGCACAGGCGGCGCTGTCCAGTCAGCCGGTATTGTTGACTCCACGTCCGGAGCATCGTCTGTTTCCGCCATGCATGCGGACGCGGACGATGCGGCAGACGATACCGCTGGCCCTGAAGACCGCGCCTGA
- the pstB gene encoding phosphate ABC transporter ATP-binding protein PstB, translating to MNEHLLARNVSVYYGQNKALHEVSLNFEPRRVTALIGPSGCGKSTFLRCLNRMNDLVPGARVEGEIILDGQDVNRPDTDVVSLRCRVGMVFQKPNPFPKTIYENVAYGLRVNGLRDESLIAEKVELSLRRAAIFEEVKDRLQSPALGLSGGQQQRLCIARALAVEPEVLLMDEPASALDPIATQKIEESIRELRESLSIIIVTHNMQQAARVSDYTAFFYMGRLIEHNATDVMFTRPAKKQTEDYITGRFG from the coding sequence ATGAACGAGCATCTGCTGGCACGCAACGTCAGTGTATACTACGGGCAAAACAAGGCCCTGCACGAAGTAAGCCTGAATTTTGAGCCGCGCAGGGTCACGGCCCTGATTGGCCCCTCGGGCTGTGGCAAATCAACCTTTTTGCGCTGTCTGAACCGCATGAACGATCTTGTTCCCGGAGCGCGCGTTGAAGGCGAAATTATTCTGGATGGGCAGGATGTGAACCGTCCGGATACGGATGTGGTTTCGCTGCGCTGCCGTGTGGGCATGGTGTTTCAGAAGCCCAATCCTTTCCCCAAAACCATTTATGAAAACGTGGCCTACGGCCTGCGCGTCAATGGCCTGCGGGACGAAAGCCTGATTGCCGAAAAAGTGGAGCTTTCCCTGCGCAGGGCCGCCATTTTTGAAGAAGTCAAAGACCGCCTGCAAAGCCCGGCGCTTGGGCTTTCCGGCGGGCAGCAGCAGCGCCTGTGCATTGCCCGTGCCCTGGCAGTGGAGCCGGAGGTGCTGCTCATGGACGAACCCGCCAGCGCCCTTGATCCCATCGCCACGCAAAAGATTGAAGAAAGCATCCGTGAATTGCGCGAATCACTTTCCATCATCATTGTTACGCACAACATGCAACAGGCGGCCCGCGTTTCTGACTACACGGCATTTTTTTACATGGGCAGGCTCATTGAACACAACGCCACGGATGTCATGTTCACCAGACCGGCAAAAAAGCAGACGGAAGATTATATTACAGGCCGTTTTGGCTAA
- a CDS encoding ATP-binding protein: MLSFRTRIFCSVLAAALIASGIAVYYGRASFEQSQVDAARERLLRETALSAVILDKAGASPEGLRDLAAILKMPQERLSLLDNSGNVLADTAPGAQPVSKLDNHADRPEVRAAMQGGQGYSVRSSGTLGTDMAYASMRVNDERLLRIALPLNNLQQEIESRVAVFTRIGIVTVVLSLILAGLLSGALRNSLSQMVSVVEAISLGNFQRRLRRIPGREFAPLAEAVNRMAENIEDHVRTAAEQTAQLESILETMSDGVLVLGPHGRIRRCNRALAREFPAAASALGAQVVEVIPSPQLQAAVDAAMATSAAQGSAAAAQADAAQTSVAPAAGHEGAAAGEEPTLNREQRYLQLELSSGQVMSVCISRPCGLEHLGQTGVGAVAVFHDITELMRLERVRRDFVANVSHELRTPLTAIQGYAETLISLDASPECRRFGEIILKHGVCLSRMVDDLLTLARLEGKTGSLELSPTDPRDAVSQATGMCREVLERRKCSVVVDIPEDCRVMASQPHLAQVFRNLIENAGRYAPEGGDVRISARVSGPDVVFRVVDDGPGIPKADLERIFERFYQVERHRGQATTGLGLAICKHIVERHGGRIRAESPAQDGSTALVFTLSSVYGAALS; encoded by the coding sequence ATGCTTTCTTTCAGAACACGAATTTTTTGCAGCGTGCTTGCCGCAGCGCTTATTGCTTCGGGAATCGCCGTTTATTACGGCAGGGCTTCCTTTGAGCAGAGTCAGGTTGACGCGGCCCGCGAAAGGTTGTTGCGCGAAACTGCGCTGTCTGCTGTCATTCTTGACAAGGCAGGGGCAAGCCCTGAAGGCTTGCGCGATCTGGCAGCCATACTGAAAATGCCGCAGGAACGGCTTTCTCTCCTCGACAACAGCGGTAACGTGCTGGCCGACACCGCGCCGGGCGCGCAGCCAGTTTCCAAACTCGACAACCATGCAGACAGGCCGGAAGTGCGGGCTGCCATGCAGGGCGGGCAGGGGTATTCCGTGCGCTCGAGCGGGACGCTGGGTACGGATATGGCGTATGCCTCGATGCGCGTGAATGACGAGCGGCTGTTACGCATTGCCTTGCCGCTGAACAACCTGCAACAGGAAATTGAAAGCCGCGTGGCCGTATTCACCAGAATAGGCATTGTGACAGTGGTGCTTTCTCTGATTCTGGCGGGTCTGCTCTCAGGTGCATTGCGCAATTCGCTTTCACAGATGGTCTCTGTGGTGGAAGCCATTTCATTGGGGAATTTTCAGCGGCGTTTGCGGCGCATTCCCGGCAGGGAATTTGCCCCGCTGGCTGAAGCCGTAAACCGCATGGCCGAAAATATTGAAGACCATGTGCGCACTGCTGCTGAGCAGACAGCCCAGCTTGAAAGCATACTGGAAACCATGAGCGATGGCGTGTTGGTGCTGGGTCCGCATGGGCGCATCCGCCGCTGTAACCGAGCATTGGCTCGTGAATTTCCTGCAGCGGCATCGGCCTTGGGCGCGCAGGTGGTGGAAGTCATTCCTTCGCCGCAGTTGCAAGCAGCGGTGGATGCGGCCATGGCCACATCCGCCGCTCAAGGTTCTGCGGCCGCAGCCCAGGCAGACGCTGCACAAACCAGCGTGGCCCCCGCTGCGGGGCACGAGGGAGCTGCCGCTGGCGAAGAGCCAACGCTCAATCGCGAGCAGCGGTATCTGCAACTTGAGCTTTCGTCCGGGCAGGTTATGTCGGTATGCATTTCCCGCCCTTGCGGCCTTGAGCATCTGGGCCAGACTGGCGTGGGCGCGGTGGCGGTATTCCATGATATTACAGAGCTTATGCGGCTGGAGCGCGTGCGCCGCGATTTTGTGGCCAATGTGTCGCACGAGCTGCGCACCCCGCTGACGGCCATTCAGGGCTATGCCGAAACCCTCATCAGTCTGGACGCCTCGCCCGAATGCCGCCGCTTTGGCGAAATCATTCTGAAACATGGGGTTTGCCTCAGCCGCATGGTGGACGATCTGCTCACCCTTGCCCGGCTTGAGGGCAAGACAGGCAGCCTGGAACTCAGTCCCACAGATCCCCGCGATGCCGTATCGCAGGCCACGGGCATGTGTCGCGAAGTGCTTGAGCGCCGCAAGTGCTCGGTGGTTGTGGATATCCCCGAAGACTGCCGTGTGATGGCAAGCCAGCCGCATCTGGCCCAGGTTTTCAGAAATCTTATTGAAAATGCGGGCCGTTACGCGCCGGAAGGCGGCGATGTGCGCATCAGCGCGCGTGTGAGCGGCCCGGATGTGGTCTTTCGCGTGGTGGATGACGGCCCCGGTATTCCCAAGGCCGATCTGGAGCGCATTTTTGAACGCTTTTATCAGGTGGAGCGGCACAGGGGCCAGGCAACTACCGGTCTTGGGCTGGCCATCTGCAAGCATATTGTTGAAAGGCACGGTGGCCGCATCCGGGCGGAAAGCCCGGCGCAGGACGGCAGCACGGCCCTTGTTTTCACCCTATCTTCCGTTTACGGAGCGGCACTTTCATGA